A single Cupriavidus sp. D39 DNA region contains:
- a CDS encoding GGDEF domain-containing protein, with product MTERKRIEGELQEFATIDFLTQLPNRRHFVERIEQELARIRRADSRPAAVLTFDLDHFKTINDTWGHAMGDHALRCFAALLRNALQKHDFAGRIGGEEFAVVLPDASLDTATRFARRIQHQITETALLDGNQTIALTVSVGIALMHATDASADLSLLRSDGALYRAKERGRNRIECY from the coding sequence GTGACCGAGCGCAAGCGCATCGAGGGAGAACTGCAGGAATTTGCGACCATCGATTTCCTGACGCAACTACCCAATCGCCGCCACTTCGTCGAACGGATCGAACAGGAGCTCGCCCGGATCCGGCGGGCCGACAGCCGCCCTGCCGCCGTCCTGACCTTTGACCTCGACCACTTCAAAACCATCAACGACACCTGGGGCCACGCCATGGGCGACCACGCCCTGCGGTGTTTCGCGGCGCTGCTGCGCAATGCGCTGCAAAAGCACGATTTCGCCGGGCGCATCGGCGGCGAAGAGTTTGCGGTGGTGCTCCCCGATGCCAGCCTTGATACGGCAACACGATTTGCCAGGCGCATACAGCATCAGATCACGGAAACCGCACTGCTTGACGGCAACCAGACCATCGCGCTGACCGTCAGCGTCGGCATTGCTCTCATGCATGCCACCGATGCCAGCGCGGACCTATCCCTCTTGCGCAGCGACGGGGCGCTCTACCGCGCCAAGGAACGCGGCCGTAACCGTATCGAGTGTTACTGA
- the dinB gene encoding DNA polymerase IV — MSSAPRRIAHLDMDAFYASVELLRYPELRGMPVVIGGGRNAVPEILPDGSRRFARLRDYAGRGVVTTSTYEARALGVFSAMGMMKAAQLAPDAILLPTDFDSYRHYSRLFKAAVATFTSEIEDRGIDEIYIDLSDVPGESADIGTRIKQAVREATGLSCSICIAPNKLLAKIGSELDKPDGLTLLAASDVPLRIWPLPVRKVNGIGPKATEKLAALGIATVGDLASADLGMLQSHFGRSYAAWLAEIAQGHDERPVVTSSEPKSMSRETTFERDLHPKHDRQMLSEVFTGLCQRLAEDLRRKGYVGRTIGVKLRYDDFHTVTRDLSMPEPTADAAQLRRAATECVKRVALDRKIRLLGVRVSALTPAGELTPAALPVQTELPFADNA, encoded by the coding sequence ATGTCATCTGCCCCCCGCCGCATCGCCCACCTGGATATGGACGCGTTCTACGCGTCCGTTGAGCTATTGCGATACCCGGAACTGCGCGGCATGCCCGTGGTGATCGGTGGTGGACGAAATGCGGTACCGGAGATACTTCCCGACGGCAGCCGGCGCTTTGCCCGGCTGCGCGACTATGCCGGGCGCGGCGTGGTCACCACGTCCACCTACGAAGCCCGCGCGCTGGGCGTATTCTCCGCCATGGGCATGATGAAGGCCGCGCAACTCGCCCCCGACGCCATCCTGCTGCCGACGGATTTCGACTCGTACCGGCACTACTCCCGCCTGTTCAAGGCCGCCGTCGCCACATTCACGAGCGAGATCGAAGACCGCGGCATCGACGAGATCTACATCGACCTGAGCGACGTCCCAGGCGAGAGCGCCGATATCGGCACCCGCATCAAGCAAGCGGTGCGCGAAGCCACGGGACTGAGCTGCTCCATCTGCATCGCCCCCAACAAGCTCCTCGCCAAGATTGGCTCCGAGCTCGACAAACCCGACGGGCTCACCCTGCTGGCAGCCAGCGATGTGCCGCTGCGCATCTGGCCGCTGCCCGTGCGCAAGGTCAACGGGATCGGCCCCAAAGCCACCGAAAAGCTCGCAGCGCTGGGCATCGCCACGGTCGGCGACCTCGCCAGCGCGGACCTCGGCATGCTGCAGAGCCATTTCGGCCGCAGCTACGCCGCATGGCTAGCCGAGATCGCGCAAGGCCACGACGAGCGCCCGGTTGTCACCAGCTCCGAGCCCAAGTCGATGAGCCGCGAAACCACGTTCGAGCGGGACCTGCATCCCAAGCACGACCGCCAGATGCTCTCCGAAGTCTTCACCGGCCTGTGCCAGCGCCTGGCGGAAGACCTTCGCCGCAAGGGCTACGTGGGCCGCACCATCGGCGTCAAGCTGCGCTACGACGACTTTCACACCGTCACCCGCGACCTCAGCATGCCCGAGCCGACGGCAGACGCCGCACAGCTGCGGCGCGCCGCCACCGAATGCGTCAAACGCGTTGCCCTGGATCGAAAGATTCGCTTGCTGGGCGTGAGGGTCAGCGCGCTGACGCCCGCGGGAGAACTGACGCCGGCTGCGCTGCCGGTACAGACAGAGTTGCCTTTCGCCGACAACGCTTAG
- a CDS encoding PAS domain-containing protein: MPASTEAETRLDRIDTARPLNLTVPLQQERFDALTRLARHLFKVPVALVTLHDALHDAHPGNAPIFIDGLRMGFHAACPLTTSSGSQLGAFCLFDAGPRELDQAQRGLLQDFADMAIAIIERDLAQAKLNDDTSRLQESEQRLELAIAGSGTGVWDRDIQAGKIHYSAGWKAIIGYEESEITNRIEDSYTRVHPDDLAYVQATIQAHFNQETESYAVDHRIRCKDGSYKWISSRGKVVSRASNGEPLRMIGTTTDITAIQALSEELRQTVDLITSLTNEVPGLVFQHRLLPTGNPSSPTPAPASPISTSSRRNR; the protein is encoded by the coding sequence ATGCCGGCCTCTACCGAAGCTGAAACCAGACTTGATCGCATCGACACCGCGAGGCCGCTGAACCTTACAGTCCCATTACAACAAGAGCGGTTTGACGCGCTGACACGCCTCGCGCGGCACCTCTTCAAGGTCCCGGTTGCGCTGGTTACGCTGCATGACGCACTGCATGACGCGCATCCTGGCAATGCACCCATCTTCATCGACGGCCTGCGCATGGGCTTTCACGCGGCGTGCCCCTTGACCACATCGAGCGGCAGCCAGCTTGGCGCCTTCTGCCTGTTCGATGCCGGACCGCGCGAACTGGACCAGGCGCAGCGCGGCCTGCTGCAAGACTTTGCCGACATGGCGATCGCCATCATCGAGCGCGACCTGGCCCAGGCCAAACTGAACGACGACACCAGCAGGCTGCAGGAAAGCGAGCAACGGCTGGAGCTGGCCATCGCGGGAAGCGGCACGGGCGTCTGGGACCGGGATATCCAGGCGGGCAAGATCCACTACTCGGCCGGCTGGAAGGCCATCATCGGCTATGAAGAGTCCGAGATCACCAACCGGATCGAAGACAGCTATACCCGCGTCCATCCCGACGACCTCGCCTACGTCCAGGCCACCATACAAGCCCACTTCAACCAGGAGACGGAAAGCTACGCGGTGGACCACCGGATCCGCTGCAAGGACGGCAGCTATAAATGGATATCCAGCCGCGGCAAGGTGGTCAGCCGCGCCAGCAACGGCGAGCCGCTGCGCATGATCGGCACCACCACCGATATCACGGCCATCCAGGCACTCTCCGAAGAGCTGCGGCAAACCGTCGACCTGATCACCAGCCTGACCAACGAAGTCCCCGGCCTGGTGTTCCAGCATCGCCTGCTGCCAACGGGGAATCCTTCCTCCCCTACGCCAGCGCCGGCATCACCGATATCTACGAGCTCACGCCGCAACAGGTAG